The Canis aureus isolate CA01 chromosome 11, VMU_Caureus_v.1.0, whole genome shotgun sequence genome has a segment encoding these proteins:
- the CBX7 gene encoding chromobox protein homolog 7 isoform X3, with protein sequence MMVIFFLDINHSSSFWMASVAADQKSRGKVEYLVKWKGWPPKEERDRASGYRKRGPKPKRLLLQRLYSMDLRSSHKAKGKEKLCFSLTRPLGSGSPEGVVKAGAPMVDKGPMVPALPFPLRKPRKAHKYLRLSRKKFPPRGPDLESHSHPRELFLQEPAAPDVLQAASEWEPAEQPPEEEDADLAEGPPPWTPVLPASEVTVTDITANSVTVTFREAQAAEGFFRDRGGKF encoded by the exons ATGATGGTTATTTTCTTCCTGGACATTAATCATTCCAGCTCCTTCTGGATGGCTTCCGTTGCTGCTGATCAAAAGTCAAGG ggTAAAGTCGAATATCTGGTGAAATGGAAAGGATGGCCTCCAAA ggaggagagagaccGAGCGTCGGGGTATAGGAAGAGAGGTCCGAAACCCAAGCGGCTTCTGCTGCAG CGGCTGTACAGCATGGACCTGCGGAGCTCGCACAAGGCCAAGGGCAAGGAGAAGCTGTGCTTCTCTCTGACGCGCCCACTCGGCAGCGGGAGCCCTGAGGGGGTGGTCAAGGCAGGGGCACCCATGGTGGACAAGGGCCCCATGGTGCCCGCCCTGCCCTTCCCGCTCCGCAAGCCGCGGAAGGCCCACAAGTACCTGCGGCTCTCACGCAAGAAGTTCCCGCCCCGCGGGCCCGACCTGGAGAGTCACAGCCATCCACGGGAGCTCTTCCTGCAGGAGCCAGCGGCCCCGGACGTCCTGCAGGCGGCCAGCGAGTGGGAGCCTGCTGAGCAGCCCCCCGAGGAGGAGG ATGCAGACCTGGCCGAGGGGCCACCTCCTTGGACACCCGTGCTCCCCGCAAGTGAAGTGACAGTGACCGATATCACCGCCAACTCCGTCACCGTCACCTTCCGGGAGGCCCAGGCGGCTGAAGGTTTCTTCCGGGACCGCGGCGGGAAGTTCTGA
- the CBX7 gene encoding chromobox protein homolog 7 isoform X2 has translation MELSAIGEQVFAVESIRKKRVRKGKVEYLVKWKGWPPKYSTWEPEEHILDPRLVMAYEEKEERDRASGYRKRGPKPKRLLLQRLYSMDLRSSHKAKGKEKLCFSLTRPLGSGSPEGVVKAGAPMVDKGPMVPALPFPLRKPRKAHKYLRLSRKKFPPRGPDLESHSHPRELFLQEPAAPDVLQAASEWEPAEQPPEEEDADLAEGPPPWTPVLPASEVTVTDITANSVTVTFREAQAAEGFFRDRGGKF, from the exons ATGGAGCTGTCAGCCATCGGCGAGCAGGTGTTCGCGGTGGAGAGCATCCGGAAGAAGCGCGTGCGGAAG ggTAAAGTCGAATATCTGGTGAAATGGAAAGGATGGCCTCCAAA GTACAGCACATGGGAGCCGGAAGAGCACATCCTGGACCCCCGCCTGGTCATGGCCTATGAGGAGAA ggaggagagagaccGAGCGTCGGGGTATAGGAAGAGAGGTCCGAAACCCAAGCGGCTTCTGCTGCAG CGGCTGTACAGCATGGACCTGCGGAGCTCGCACAAGGCCAAGGGCAAGGAGAAGCTGTGCTTCTCTCTGACGCGCCCACTCGGCAGCGGGAGCCCTGAGGGGGTGGTCAAGGCAGGGGCACCCATGGTGGACAAGGGCCCCATGGTGCCCGCCCTGCCCTTCCCGCTCCGCAAGCCGCGGAAGGCCCACAAGTACCTGCGGCTCTCACGCAAGAAGTTCCCGCCCCGCGGGCCCGACCTGGAGAGTCACAGCCATCCACGGGAGCTCTTCCTGCAGGAGCCAGCGGCCCCGGACGTCCTGCAGGCGGCCAGCGAGTGGGAGCCTGCTGAGCAGCCCCCCGAGGAGGAGG ATGCAGACCTGGCCGAGGGGCCACCTCCTTGGACACCCGTGCTCCCCGCAAGTGAAGTGACAGTGACCGATATCACCGCCAACTCCGTCACCGTCACCTTCCGGGAGGCCCAGGCGGCTGAAGGTTTCTTCCGGGACCGCGGCGGGAAGTTCTGA
- the CBX7 gene encoding chromobox protein homolog 7 isoform X5 gives MELSAIGEQVFAVESIRKKRVRKGKVEYLVKWKGWPPKYSTWEPEEHILDPRLVMAYEEKEERDRASGYRKRGPKPKRLLLQEPAAPDVLQAASEWEPAEQPPEEEDADLAEGPPPWTPVLPASEVTVTDITANSVTVTFREAQAAEGFFRDRGGKF, from the exons ATGGAGCTGTCAGCCATCGGCGAGCAGGTGTTCGCGGTGGAGAGCATCCGGAAGAAGCGCGTGCGGAAG ggTAAAGTCGAATATCTGGTGAAATGGAAAGGATGGCCTCCAAA GTACAGCACATGGGAGCCGGAAGAGCACATCCTGGACCCCCGCCTGGTCATGGCCTATGAGGAGAA ggaggagagagaccGAGCGTCGGGGTATAGGAAGAGAGGTCCGAAACCCAAGCGGCTTCTGCTGCAG GAGCCAGCGGCCCCGGACGTCCTGCAGGCGGCCAGCGAGTGGGAGCCTGCTGAGCAGCCCCCCGAGGAGGAGG ATGCAGACCTGGCCGAGGGGCCACCTCCTTGGACACCCGTGCTCCCCGCAAGTGAAGTGACAGTGACCGATATCACCGCCAACTCCGTCACCGTCACCTTCCGGGAGGCCCAGGCGGCTGAAGGTTTCTTCCGGGACCGCGGCGGGAAGTTCTGA
- the CBX7 gene encoding chromobox protein homolog 7 isoform X1 gives MMVIFFLDINHSSSFWMASVAADQKSRGKVEYLVKWKGWPPKYSTWEPEEHILDPRLVMAYEEKEERDRASGYRKRGPKPKRLLLQRLYSMDLRSSHKAKGKEKLCFSLTRPLGSGSPEGVVKAGAPMVDKGPMVPALPFPLRKPRKAHKYLRLSRKKFPPRGPDLESHSHPRELFLQEPAAPDVLQAASEWEPAEQPPEEEDADLAEGPPPWTPVLPASEVTVTDITANSVTVTFREAQAAEGFFRDRGGKF, from the exons ATGATGGTTATTTTCTTCCTGGACATTAATCATTCCAGCTCCTTCTGGATGGCTTCCGTTGCTGCTGATCAAAAGTCAAGG ggTAAAGTCGAATATCTGGTGAAATGGAAAGGATGGCCTCCAAA GTACAGCACATGGGAGCCGGAAGAGCACATCCTGGACCCCCGCCTGGTCATGGCCTATGAGGAGAA ggaggagagagaccGAGCGTCGGGGTATAGGAAGAGAGGTCCGAAACCCAAGCGGCTTCTGCTGCAG CGGCTGTACAGCATGGACCTGCGGAGCTCGCACAAGGCCAAGGGCAAGGAGAAGCTGTGCTTCTCTCTGACGCGCCCACTCGGCAGCGGGAGCCCTGAGGGGGTGGTCAAGGCAGGGGCACCCATGGTGGACAAGGGCCCCATGGTGCCCGCCCTGCCCTTCCCGCTCCGCAAGCCGCGGAAGGCCCACAAGTACCTGCGGCTCTCACGCAAGAAGTTCCCGCCCCGCGGGCCCGACCTGGAGAGTCACAGCCATCCACGGGAGCTCTTCCTGCAGGAGCCAGCGGCCCCGGACGTCCTGCAGGCGGCCAGCGAGTGGGAGCCTGCTGAGCAGCCCCCCGAGGAGGAGG ATGCAGACCTGGCCGAGGGGCCACCTCCTTGGACACCCGTGCTCCCCGCAAGTGAAGTGACAGTGACCGATATCACCGCCAACTCCGTCACCGTCACCTTCCGGGAGGCCCAGGCGGCTGAAGGTTTCTTCCGGGACCGCGGCGGGAAGTTCTGA
- the CBX7 gene encoding chromobox protein homolog 7 isoform X4: MELSAIGEQVFAVESIRKKRVRKGKVEYLVKWKGWPPKEERDRASGYRKRGPKPKRLLLQRLYSMDLRSSHKAKGKEKLCFSLTRPLGSGSPEGVVKAGAPMVDKGPMVPALPFPLRKPRKAHKYLRLSRKKFPPRGPDLESHSHPRELFLQEPAAPDVLQAASEWEPAEQPPEEEDADLAEGPPPWTPVLPASEVTVTDITANSVTVTFREAQAAEGFFRDRGGKF; the protein is encoded by the exons ATGGAGCTGTCAGCCATCGGCGAGCAGGTGTTCGCGGTGGAGAGCATCCGGAAGAAGCGCGTGCGGAAG ggTAAAGTCGAATATCTGGTGAAATGGAAAGGATGGCCTCCAAA ggaggagagagaccGAGCGTCGGGGTATAGGAAGAGAGGTCCGAAACCCAAGCGGCTTCTGCTGCAG CGGCTGTACAGCATGGACCTGCGGAGCTCGCACAAGGCCAAGGGCAAGGAGAAGCTGTGCTTCTCTCTGACGCGCCCACTCGGCAGCGGGAGCCCTGAGGGGGTGGTCAAGGCAGGGGCACCCATGGTGGACAAGGGCCCCATGGTGCCCGCCCTGCCCTTCCCGCTCCGCAAGCCGCGGAAGGCCCACAAGTACCTGCGGCTCTCACGCAAGAAGTTCCCGCCCCGCGGGCCCGACCTGGAGAGTCACAGCCATCCACGGGAGCTCTTCCTGCAGGAGCCAGCGGCCCCGGACGTCCTGCAGGCGGCCAGCGAGTGGGAGCCTGCTGAGCAGCCCCCCGAGGAGGAGG ATGCAGACCTGGCCGAGGGGCCACCTCCTTGGACACCCGTGCTCCCCGCAAGTGAAGTGACAGTGACCGATATCACCGCCAACTCCGTCACCGTCACCTTCCGGGAGGCCCAGGCGGCTGAAGGTTTCTTCCGGGACCGCGGCGGGAAGTTCTGA